CAGATGATGACTTTGACTCACTGTGGCCATCACTCTAGACAGCAGAAAATATAACGATAAGATAGCAGTATCATGTGATTTAGACGCGGACCATAACCGGTATATGAACTGCATCAGCGATAGACGCGCAACAAATAGAGAGGGTATCCCCCTCTCTCAATGATACTCAGTTGTGCATCAAGCAAGCGAAACCAACATATCCTATAGAAGTAGAGTTAATGCGAAAGAAAAACGAAACAGTCCACCTTCTTATATTGGATCAATCACAAAACGATGCTGAAGAGCTGGTCAGCCTTCTGAGAAATTCTGGAAGAGCAACCAGGGCTCACAAGGTCACTTCAGAAGAAGACTTACTGGAATCACTCAAAGAACATACCTGGGATCTCTTTCTAGCTCGAGAAGAAGAGACCGAGTTTACTGCATCTGATTCGCTTGCTCATATAAAACGCCTAGATAAAGATATTCCGTTTATCGTCTTAAATAGCAGCCTTGACGATGAAAGTATTGTTAAATACATGAGAGCGGGCGCACAAGACGTTATCCCCTTTGCAGATCGAAAACACCTGATTTTGGCTATCAATCGAGAGCTTAATAACCTTTATGAACGAAGAAACCGTCGTGCTATAGAGGTACATCTCCGAGAGGCAGAGAAGCGCTGCCAACTGTTGCTAGATAGCTCAAAAGATGCCATTGCCTATATCAATGATGGCATGCATATCTACGCAAACAGCTCTTATATGGACTTTCTCGGATATGATGATATCGATGAGCTGATCTGCATACCGGTATTAGATACGTTAACCCAAGAAAGCCAAGACGAGTTTAAAGAGGTCACTAAACTCTATACTGATGGCGAAGAAGAACCCAGGCAAATCACCTGCGTATCACGCAGAAGCGATGACTCAGAAGTGAAAGTGCAGATGTCGTTCTCTGTAGCCTCCTATGATAGTGAACCATGCACTCAAATTGTCATAAGACCTGAGCAAGATAGTGCAGAGCTAGAAGAGCGTCTTAAAGAGATCAGCAGCCAAGACCTGCTTACAGGTCTCTATAATCGTCAATACTTGATGGATAAGGTCAATAGCGCCATCGAATTAGCTGTCGCTAAAGGCCAAACAGGGGCACTCTATTACATTGCACTAGATAACTTTAACCAGATCAAATCAAACGCGGGCATTGCGGGTGCAGATCTGGTGCTAAGCGATATAGCTAACGTACTACGAGAGCAAATCGAAGAGGGTTGGACGTTAGCCCGAATAAGCGACGACGCATATGGCTTGCTTGTCATGTCGCAAGATGACAAAGAAGCTCAAGCAACCGCCGAAAAAATCCGCAACGCGGTCGAACAACACTTATCAGATGTCTCGGGTAAAACGATTCAGGTAACGACCAGTATTGGTATTGCATTAATTAATGATAACGCACCAAAAGCGCAGGACTTACTGGGGCGCTCTCATAGTGCATCTGATAATGTACGACAAACCGAGGGGCACGAAAGCGGTAACGGAGTGGTGGTTTACACTCAAAAAGTTATTGCCGGTGACGAAAGTGAAACCACTGTATCAAGCCTGCAAAAAGCCTTGGACGACAATCGTTTCAAACTACTCTTTCAACCTATTATTGGTTTACGAGGAGAAAGCGAAGAGCACTACGAAGCATTTTTAAGAATGCTCGACAACGAAGGTAACGACGTCTCTCCTTATGATTTTCTGCCACCTTCAGGGCCTTCTGAAATGGCAAGTAAAATAGACCGTTGGGTTATCTTGCAGACCATCAAACATTTGAGCAGTCACCGTTCGAAAGGACATCAAACTAAGTTGTTTCTCAACTTAACCGCTGAGACTATTCAAGATCAAACCTTCATGCCTTGGCTAAGTGTTGCATTAAAAGCCGCAAGACTGCCTGGCGACTCACTGATATTTCAGTTCAACGAGTCGGATGCCATCACCTATTTAAAACAAGCAAAAGACTTCGCCAAGGGGCTCAAAGAACTACATTGCAAAGTTTCCATCAGCCGATTTGGTTGTGCACTCAACCCATTTAACACGCTGAAGCATGTAGATACCGACTATGTAAAACTTGATGGTTCGTTTACAGATGAAATTCAAAAAGACGACGAAACCAAAGAGCAAGTCAAAGAGATGGTCAAATCCCTACAAGGACAAGGTAAGTTAACAATAGTGCCGTTGGTCGAAAATGCCGCCATTCTATCAACACTCTGGCAGGCAGGTGTCAACTACATTCAAGGCTACTACTTACAACCGCCAACCACTGAAATGAACTACGACTTTAGCGAAGAGTAGGTGAAACCTACAATATTCTCACCCAGCTGCAAACAAGCTCAAGGGTTGGGAATCAAGATCAAGAAGTCGTATAAACAATACGATAAGTGACATTAAGCTTGCCACTCCTAAGTCATGGAGCGGCAAGCTTAATACTTAAATGATAAAACCGGTTATTCGGTCTCTCTATCTCTAAAGCCAATTAAGTACAAAATACCATCCAACCCTAATGTCGAGATCGAATGTTCGGCACTCTCTTTGACTAACGGCTTTGCTCTAAAGGCAACCCCGAGCCCAGCTTGGCTTAACATGGGTAAGTCATTAGCACCATCACCCACGGCAATAACTTGCTGCTGTTGGATATTCTCTTTGGCAGCAATCTCAAGCAACAGTTGAGCTTTACGAGCACCATCCACGACTTGCCCGGTCACCCTGCCGGTTACTTTGCCATCTTCAATCTCAAGCTCATTGGCATAAACATAATCAATACCAAGTTTCTGTTTGAGGTTATTAGCAAAATAGGTGAAGCCTCCTGATAGTATCGCAGTCTTGTAACCAAGCCCCTTGAGCGTTCCAATGAGTCTTTCAGCACCTTCCGTTAGCTTTAAACGCGCAGCGACTCTAGCCAGTACTGCTTCATCTAACCCTTTTAGCAAGGCTACACGGCGGGCAAAACTCTCTGTAAACTCGATCTCTCCACGCATGGCCTGCTCAGTAATCTCAACCACCTGCTCGCCTACACCTGCTTCTTTTGCAAGCTCATCGATCACTTCTGCATCAATAAGGGTTGAATCCATATCAAAGACCACCAAACGGCGATTACGACGGAACACAGAGTCTTCCTGAAACGCAATATCAACATTCATTTTGGCGGCAATTTGAAGAAACTCAGCTCTTAGACGATCGAGATCAGGCGGCGTTCCTCGAACTGAAAATTCGATACAAGCCTGGCTCTGATTTTCATCGATTTTAACCGGAGGACGGCTCGATAATCGAGTTATATTGTCGATGTTCAAGCCGTTATTAGCGGTCACTTTCGAGACTTTAGCAATTTGGTCTGCGGTAATCGAACGAGCGAGTAGTGTAACGATATAACGCGCTTTACCCTTGCCTTTTACCCAGTTCTCATACTCTTCTTTAGATACTGGCTCGAAACGAACAGGCAAGCCTAATTCGTGCATTTTAAACAGCAAATCTTTTAACAGTGGGGACGAAGACTGCTCTTCAGGCAACTCTATTAGAATCCCCCATGTCAGGTGGTCATGAATAACGGCCTGCCCAATATCCAGAATTCTAATCTGATATTGAGCCATTATTTCAGTAATCTCTGAGGTCAAACCTGGTTTATCCTGGCCTGACACATTAATTAATACTATTTCACTCACACGTTGGCCCTTATCAATCAGTTAACAGTTAAATCGAGCGTTACGATTCCATTCCATCTATCGAATTTGCATCGCCAGAGCTATCTCGACGACCCGGAATCACTTCAATTCGATCAACTTTTTGCAAGCCCCTAGGCAACTTGTGCCCTCTTCTTCCTCGCTCACCTAAGTAATGCTCTAAGTCACTAAAGCGCAATTTCAAATGACGTTTACCTGAGTGGATAACCAAATTGTCCTCTTCACAGAAAACTGCGACCAAAGCCATTATCTCTTCTCGACTTTGTACTCGTGCAGAAGGAATACTGATTATTTTATTACCCTTACCTTTAGATAGTTCTGGGAGATCCCTCACAGGAAACGCAAGCATACGCCCCTCATTACTAACCGCTACCAGATACTGCCTTGTGGCATCACTGATCGGTATCGGCATCATCACCTCAGCGCCTTTAGGCAGGATTAATGCCGCCTTACCCGCTTTATTTTTGCTTTGTAGATCTCCAAGGCTGGTGACAAACCCATAACCTCCATCACTCATCATAAGTAACTTACTATCTAAGTTACCCATTACCACCCCTTTAAACGTTGCACCAGAAGGAGGGTTGATACGCCCAGTCAGAGGTTCACCCTGGCCTCGCGCCGACGGTAACGTATGAGCAGGGAGCGTATAAGCGCGGCCAGTAGAATCAAGAAATACGACCCCTTCATTACTTCGCCCCTTAGCAGACAGCGCATAGCTATCACCTGCTTTATAGCTTAGCCCTGCTGGGTCAATATCATGTCCCTTGGCGGATCGCACCCAGCCTTTATCAGAGAGTACAACGGTTACCGGCTCAGAAGAGACCAGATCGGCTTCTGAGAATGCTTTCGCCTCTGCTCGAGCCACGATAGGTGAACGGCGATCATCTCCGAAAGTTTCGGCATCTGCTATTAACTCTTTCTTAACCAGAGTTTTGAGACGTTGCGCTGAACCTAGAACTTTCTCCAGGTAGATTCTCTCTTTTTCTAGTTCATCTTGCTCACTTCTGATTTTCATCTCTTCCAAACGCGCCAACTGGCGCAATTTAGTATCTAAGATGTAATCAGCCTGAATTTCTGTGAGGTCAAATCGCTGCATCAACTCAACTTTTGGCTCATCCTCAGTACGGATAATATGAATCACTTCATCGATATTGAGAAAGGCTGTCAGCAAACCTTCCAATAGGTGCAGTCGTTTAAGAACCTTATCCAGTCGATATTGCAAGCGGCGCCTGACGGTGTCGGTTCGATAGCGTAACCATTCAGTTAGAAGCGTTAACAGCCCTTTAACTGCAGGCCGCCCATCAATACCAATAACATTGATATTCACTCGATAAGTCTTCTCTAAGTCTGTACTAGAGAACAAGTGCGCCATCAACGCATTAATATCGATGCGGTTTGATTTAGGTACGATCACTAATCGTGTTGGATTTTCATGGTCAGACTCGTCCCTTAAATCTGCTACCATGGGTAGCTTTTTGGCCTGCATTTGCGCAGCTATCTGCTCTAATACTTTGGCACCAGACGCTTGGTGTGGGAGTTCGGTTATGACAATATCACCACTTTCTTGAGTGTATACCGCCCGCATTCTTAGGGAGCCACGTCCTGTTTCATAAATTTTTTGCAGTTCAGCTTGAGGGGTGATAATTTCAGCCCCTGTTGGAAAGTCTGGCCCTTTAACATGCTCTAAAAGCTGCTCTGTAGTGGCTGATGGTTCCTCTAGCAATCTTACACAAGCAGCAGCCACCTCTCTAAGGTTGTGAGGTGGTATATCGGTTGCCATACCTACGGCAATACCCGTAGTGCCATTTAATAACAAGTTGGGGAGTCGCGCAGGTAAGGTTAAAGGCTCCTCCATCGTACCGTCAAAATTAGGCCCCCAATCGACCGTACCTTGCCCTAGCTCACTCAACAGTGTTTCGGAGTAGTGAGCCAGTCGAGATTCGGTATATCGCATCGCCGCAAATGATTTAGGGTCATCGGGCGCACCCCAGTTACCTTGACCATCAACCAACGGGTAACGGTATGAAAACGGCTGCGCCATTAACACCATGGCTTCGTAACATGCACTATCACCGTGAGGATGAAACTTACCGAGAACATCCCCTACTGTTCTTGCTGACTTCTTGTACTTGGCTGTGGACTTTAAGCCTAGCTCCGACATCGCATATACAATACGGCGCTGAACAGGCTTTAGGCCATCACCAATATGTGGCAAGGCCCGATCGAGAATGACATACATCGAATAATCGAGATACGCTTTCTCGGTATACTCTTTAAGCGAAACCCGCTCAACACCTTCATCCAATTGATCAATAATCGTTGTCATGAATTACCCTTAGAAACCTGCTTTCATTATTATGATTGGTCACTACTCATGTATATGGAAGATCAAACCGTCAACCAAGCGACACTAAAATGCCGTGAATTGCGCTTATTATAGGCATCCGAGAGCATCAATAAAACAGCAAGCAGAAGAGAATTTTATAATTCCCCACTTTGTTTATAACAAAGACAGCTGGCGACTCTCGACAGGGTCATTTTCACCCAGTCTAACCCCTACACCTAAAAGACGAACAGATTTCCCCTGCCTAGCCCAAGCAGCCTTGAGTAATTCGCCATAAATATCGTCAGAGTCCCACTCTTCGCAAGTACTATCTAATTTATGTTCAAGAGTCGTTTGGGTAAAGTCAAAAAACTTCACTTTCACAAACCGCTTGATGACTGTTTTACCCTCCCTCAATTTTTGCTTACACCGCCCTCTTAATTCCTGCAACAGTGCAGGTAAGCATTCGATAACCGCAGCAAGGCTTTTTAAATCATTAGAGTATGTTCGTTCTACAGAGACTGATTTGCGCACTCGATCGACCTGCACCGGTCTATTGTCGATACCTCTAGCAACCGAAAACAAACGTTTCCCATACTGTCCAAATGAGCGAACCAACTCAGTCTCACTCAACTTCTGGAGGTCACCACAAGTATTAATACCCATTTGGTTAAGCTTAGATTTAGTGACTCTACCGACACCATTAATCTTTGATACATCCAACCCTATTACAAAGTTCGCGACCTCTTCAGGGCGAATAACAAATAGGCCATCAGGCTTATTCCAGTCACTAGCCACCTTTGCGAGAAACTTATTTGGCGCAACTCCGGCAGAAATGGTAATACCTAGTTGCTGATTTACTCTGGCACGAATCTCTTTCGCCATTAGGGTTGCACTACCCGAGCATTTTGATATATCTGTTACATCAAGATAAGCCTCATCAAGAGATAAAGGCTCTATGCAATCACTATACTGCTTAAAAATTTCATGCATCGCTCGAGACGCGTCCCGATATTTAGCCATATCAGACTTCAAAAATACTAACTCAGGGCATAACTGCAAAGCCTTTGCCGATGACATAGCAGACCGAACACCATACGCTCTAGCCTCATAACTACAGGTTGCAATCACCCCTCTGGAATTGGGCGACCCTCCTACAGCAACCGGCAAACCACGCAGCTGTGGGTTATCCCTAACTTCTACAGCGGCATAAAAGCAATCACAATCACAATGAATGATCTTTCGCACACTCGCTCTCACTCTTTCACTCTTTCACTCTTTCACTCTTTCACTCTTTCACTTTTTCACTTTTTCACTCTCTAACTCTCTAACTCTCTAACTCATTCTCTCGGAAATCATTCCCACACTTTGCGAAAATAGATAACACTGTATATACATACAATCTATTATGGCATCGAGATACAAATATGAGCAAGAGAAAGTCAAATCAACAACCAATAACTAAAAAACGTTTAACGTTAAAAAAAGAGTCATAATGTATGGATCGTGTTAATATAGTTTCGATATTACAAATAATAACTTTCAGCTAATTACTCTCGGGAATCACCGTCAGGGTGTTGGCATCTCAGGGACGAATGCTAGGACGAACAGATGAATTCAACGGCATTATCAGCACAGCAAACAAGCTGCTTACAGCTAAAAGGCTCACTTCTTCCACTTACTGTATTAGA
This genomic window from Alkalimarinus sediminis contains:
- the dinB gene encoding DNA polymerase IV, which gives rise to MRKIIHCDCDCFYAAVEVRDNPQLRGLPVAVGGSPNSRGVIATCSYEARAYGVRSAMSSAKALQLCPELVFLKSDMAKYRDASRAMHEIFKQYSDCIEPLSLDEAYLDVTDISKCSGSATLMAKEIRARVNQQLGITISAGVAPNKFLAKVASDWNKPDGLFVIRPEEVANFVIGLDVSKINGVGRVTKSKLNQMGINTCGDLQKLSETELVRSFGQYGKRLFSVARGIDNRPVQVDRVRKSVSVERTYSNDLKSLAAVIECLPALLQELRGRCKQKLREGKTVIKRFVKVKFFDFTQTTLEHKLDSTCEEWDSDDIYGELLKAAWARQGKSVRLLGVGVRLGENDPVESRQLSLL
- the parC gene encoding DNA topoisomerase IV subunit A — encoded protein: MTTIIDQLDEGVERVSLKEYTEKAYLDYSMYVILDRALPHIGDGLKPVQRRIVYAMSELGLKSTAKYKKSARTVGDVLGKFHPHGDSACYEAMVLMAQPFSYRYPLVDGQGNWGAPDDPKSFAAMRYTESRLAHYSETLLSELGQGTVDWGPNFDGTMEEPLTLPARLPNLLLNGTTGIAVGMATDIPPHNLREVAAACVRLLEEPSATTEQLLEHVKGPDFPTGAEIITPQAELQKIYETGRGSLRMRAVYTQESGDIVITELPHQASGAKVLEQIAAQMQAKKLPMVADLRDESDHENPTRLVIVPKSNRIDINALMAHLFSSTDLEKTYRVNINVIGIDGRPAVKGLLTLLTEWLRYRTDTVRRRLQYRLDKVLKRLHLLEGLLTAFLNIDEVIHIIRTEDEPKVELMQRFDLTEIQADYILDTKLRQLARLEEMKIRSEQDELEKERIYLEKVLGSAQRLKTLVKKELIADAETFGDDRRSPIVARAEAKAFSEADLVSSEPVTVVLSDKGWVRSAKGHDIDPAGLSYKAGDSYALSAKGRSNEGVVFLDSTGRAYTLPAHTLPSARGQGEPLTGRINPPSGATFKGVVMGNLDSKLLMMSDGGYGFVTSLGDLQSKNKAGKAALILPKGAEVMMPIPISDATRQYLVAVSNEGRMLAFPVRDLPELSKGKGNKIISIPSARVQSREEIMALVAVFCEEDNLVIHSGKRHLKLRFSDLEHYLGERGRRGHKLPRGLQKVDRIEVIPGRRDSSGDANSIDGMES
- a CDS encoding EAL domain-containing protein, whose protein sequence is MRKKNETVHLLILDQSQNDAEELVSLLRNSGRATRAHKVTSEEDLLESLKEHTWDLFLAREEETEFTASDSLAHIKRLDKDIPFIVLNSSLDDESIVKYMRAGAQDVIPFADRKHLILAINRELNNLYERRNRRAIEVHLREAEKRCQLLLDSSKDAIAYINDGMHIYANSSYMDFLGYDDIDELICIPVLDTLTQESQDEFKEVTKLYTDGEEEPRQITCVSRRSDDSEVKVQMSFSVASYDSEPCTQIVIRPEQDSAELEERLKEISSQDLLTGLYNRQYLMDKVNSAIELAVAKGQTGALYYIALDNFNQIKSNAGIAGADLVLSDIANVLREQIEEGWTLARISDDAYGLLVMSQDDKEAQATAEKIRNAVEQHLSDVSGKTIQVTTSIGIALINDNAPKAQDLLGRSHSASDNVRQTEGHESGNGVVVYTQKVIAGDESETTVSSLQKALDDNRFKLLFQPIIGLRGESEEHYEAFLRMLDNEGNDVSPYDFLPPSGPSEMASKIDRWVILQTIKHLSSHRSKGHQTKLFLNLTAETIQDQTFMPWLSVALKAARLPGDSLIFQFNESDAITYLKQAKDFAKGLKELHCKVSISRFGCALNPFNTLKHVDTDYVKLDGSFTDEIQKDDETKEQVKEMVKSLQGQGKLTIVPLVENAAILSTLWQAGVNYIQGYYLQPPTTEMNYDFSEE
- the serB gene encoding phosphoserine phosphatase SerB, with product MSEIVLINVSGQDKPGLTSEITEIMAQYQIRILDIGQAVIHDHLTWGILIELPEEQSSSPLLKDLLFKMHELGLPVRFEPVSKEEYENWVKGKGKARYIVTLLARSITADQIAKVSKVTANNGLNIDNITRLSSRPPVKIDENQSQACIEFSVRGTPPDLDRLRAEFLQIAAKMNVDIAFQEDSVFRRNRRLVVFDMDSTLIDAEVIDELAKEAGVGEQVVEITEQAMRGEIEFTESFARRVALLKGLDEAVLARVAARLKLTEGAERLIGTLKGLGYKTAILSGGFTYFANNLKQKLGIDYVYANELEIEDGKVTGRVTGQVVDGARKAQLLLEIAAKENIQQQQVIAVGDGANDLPMLSQAGLGVAFRAKPLVKESAEHSISTLGLDGILYLIGFRDRETE